The DNA segment CGGATAGGATCACAAATAGGAGTGATACCCGCTTTTTCCATAGCAGCTTTAGCTACGTTAACGCATTCCATGTTGTCTTTAATGATATCGTACATGTTGTAATATTGATCTTTTACAGATACTTCACATACTTCACGGCCGTAGATTTCATTTAATGTTTGACCAGCTTGTAAGAAGAATGCTTTTTTCGCTTCGAATAATTCTTTGTCATGGTCGCGGATGATGTAGTTCATTTTACCAGTATCTACTTGTGTTTCCATGCTCATAAGCATAAAGAAACCTTGACGACCACATGTGTGTTCAGGAACTGCAGCACCTGGTAATAGAGAATCGAATTGCATTGCTAATTTAGCACAGTTGATCATAATGCCTTTGGCAGTGCCTGTATGAACAGATACACCTTTGAGGGTTACTGTACCGCCTGCAGCATTGAATGTTTCGTATTCAAGTTGACCGAGGCTTTCACCATCGATAGTATAAGCAAAATCAACAGGGAATTCTTTGACATCAAAGTGATCGGCGCCAGTACCGATTTCTTCGTCTGGACCGAAAGCACACATGATTTTACCGTGCTTAATTTCTGGATGAGCTACGAGGTATGCAAGAGCTTCCATAATTTCACAGATACCAGCCTTGTCGTCGCCGCCGAGAAGGGTAAGACCATCTGTGACAACTAAGGATTTACCAATGTAATTCTTTAGATTAGGGAAATCTGCACGACGTGTGAAGATTTGATGTTCTTCGTTAAGGCAAATATCGCTGCCATCGTAATTTTCAACGATACGAGGCTTAACATTTTCTGCGTTGTAGTCTGCTGTATCCATGTGAGCGATGAAGCCGATAGCAGGTGCTTTTTCATCTGTATTAGCATTTAATGTGCCGATGACAAAACCATTTTCACGGTTGTAAATAA comes from the Veillonella dispar genome and includes:
- the pepT gene encoding peptidase T; translated protein: MESMVERFVRYTSINTRSNEESTTIPSTQTQVDFATNVLVPDLKAIGLDEVIYNRENGFVIGTLNANTDEKAPAIGFIAHMDTADYNAENVKPRIVENYDGSDICLNEEHQIFTRRADFPNLKNYIGKSLVVTDGLTLLGGDDKAGICEIMEALAYLVAHPEIKHGKIMCAFGPDEEIGTGADHFDVKEFPVDFAYTIDGESLGQLEYETFNAAGGTVTLKGVSVHTGTAKGIMINCAKLAMQFDSLLPGAAVPEHTCGRQGFFMLMSMETQVDTGKMNYIIRDHDKELFEAKKAFFLQAGQTLNEIYGREVCEVSVKDQYYNMYDIIKDNMECVNVAKAAMEKAGITPICDPIRGGTDGSKISFMGIPTPNIFTGVENLHGRHEFACIDDMKKAVEVIVNIVNIEK